A single region of the Marinobacter nanhaiticus D15-8W genome encodes:
- the purH gene encoding bifunctional phosphoribosylaminoimidazolecarboxamide formyltransferase/IMP cyclohydrolase, with protein sequence MANQAPIPIRRALISVSDKTGIVEFARALSGRNVEILSTGGTFRLLKDNGIAVTEVSDHTGFPEMMAGRVKTLHPKIHGGILGRRGTDDAVMDEHGIKPIDMVVVNLYPFEDAVAKPDCDLPTAIENIDIGGPTMVRAAAKNHDDVAIVVNASDYDRVLTELDGEDGKLSYAIRFDLAVKAFEHTAGYDGAIANYLGGRTADNDNADFPRTFNAQFVKVQDMRYGENPHQRAAFYTERNPGEASVATARQLQGKELSYNNVADTDAALECVKPFADPACVIVKHANPCGVAIGADIRQAYDLAFATDPTSAFGGIIAFNRELDAETAKAIIDRQFVEVIIAPSVAPEAVDIVAAKKNVRLLACGEFAGEREKAMDYKRVTGGLLVQDRDLGMVSMDDVKVVTERQPSEEELNDLLFAWEVAKYVKSNAIVYAKAGRTIGIGAGQMSRVYSAKIAGIKAADESLEVAGSVMASDAFFPFRDGIDAAAKAGIKAVIQPGGSMRDQEVIDAANEHGIAMVFTGMRHFRH encoded by the coding sequence ATGGCAAACCAGGCTCCCATCCCGATTCGTCGCGCACTGATCAGTGTCTCCGACAAGACCGGCATTGTTGAATTCGCCCGTGCCCTGAGCGGCCGCAATGTTGAAATCCTCTCCACCGGCGGCACCTTTCGCCTGCTCAAGGATAACGGCATCGCCGTCACCGAAGTGTCCGATCACACCGGCTTCCCGGAAATGATGGCCGGTCGCGTCAAGACCCTACACCCGAAGATCCACGGTGGCATCCTCGGCCGTCGCGGCACCGACGATGCCGTCATGGACGAACACGGCATCAAGCCCATCGACATGGTGGTGGTCAACCTCTACCCCTTCGAGGACGCAGTGGCCAAGCCGGATTGCGACCTGCCTACGGCGATAGAGAATATCGACATCGGCGGACCGACGATGGTGCGCGCCGCGGCCAAGAACCATGATGACGTGGCGATCGTGGTCAACGCCTCGGACTACGACCGGGTGCTGACCGAGCTGGACGGCGAGGATGGCAAACTGAGCTACGCCATCCGTTTCGATCTGGCAGTCAAGGCCTTCGAGCATACCGCCGGCTACGACGGCGCCATCGCCAACTATCTGGGCGGGCGCACGGCCGATAACGACAACGCCGACTTCCCCCGCACCTTCAATGCCCAGTTCGTGAAAGTGCAGGACATGCGTTACGGCGAGAATCCGCACCAGCGCGCTGCTTTCTATACCGAGCGCAACCCCGGCGAAGCCTCTGTCGCGACGGCCAGGCAGTTACAGGGCAAGGAACTGTCCTACAACAACGTGGCCGACACCGATGCCGCGCTGGAGTGCGTCAAACCCTTCGCCGACCCGGCCTGCGTGATCGTCAAGCATGCCAACCCCTGCGGCGTGGCTATCGGCGCCGATATCCGTCAAGCGTACGACCTGGCGTTCGCCACCGATCCCACCTCGGCCTTTGGTGGCATTATCGCCTTTAACCGGGAACTGGATGCTGAAACCGCCAAGGCGATCATCGACCGCCAGTTCGTGGAAGTCATCATAGCCCCGTCCGTTGCGCCAGAGGCGGTGGATATCGTTGCCGCCAAGAAGAACGTGCGCCTACTGGCCTGTGGCGAGTTTGCCGGCGAACGCGAGAAGGCGATGGACTACAAGCGCGTCACCGGCGGCCTGCTGGTACAGGACCGGGACCTGGGCATGGTATCCATGGACGACGTTAAGGTGGTCACCGAGCGTCAGCCCAGCGAGGAGGAGCTCAACGACCTCCTGTTCGCCTGGGAAGTGGCCAAGTACGTCAAGTCCAATGCGATCGTCTACGCCAAGGCGGGGCGCACCATTGGCATCGGCGCGGGTCAGATGAGCCGTGTCTACAGCGCCAAGATCGCGGGCATCAAGGCCGCCGACGAGAGTCTGGAAGTAGCTGGTTCAGTCATGGCATCTGACGCCTTTTTCCCGTTCCGGGACGGTATCGACGCAGCCGCCAAGGCCGGTATCAAGGCCGTGATCCAGCCGGGTGGCTCCATGCGCGATCAGGAAGTGATCGACGCGGCCAATGAACATGGTATTGCCATGGTCTTCACCGGTATGCGCCACTTCCGCCATTGA